In Erythrolamprus reginae isolate rEryReg1 chromosome 10, rEryReg1.hap1, whole genome shotgun sequence, one DNA window encodes the following:
- the MRPL46 gene encoding large ribosomal subunit protein mL46, with the protein MAPLGRALLSIRSWSRFCAGRRALSDGPAAAASTWKLYGALCLQRRPILAQPPSPEEEEMAELTQQIEVEKSLYSDHELKCFAEEEFLRQRSKEKYDISEKIVLVQDIEDAWEQKFQKFKPAPRITEADQKNDRTSLNRKLDQNLLLLVKQKHGDEDIWLLPQTEWQQGETLRETVERVLVTLPGIQTQAKFLGNAPCGFYKFKFPKAIRTETNTGGKVFFFKAYLEGSPQLAPKEKADYLWVSKGELGDYLKPAYHSQVSQFLVDI; encoded by the exons ATGGCTCCCCTCGGACGGGCGCTGCTCTCCATCCGCAGTTGGAGCCGGTTTTGTGCCGGCCGGAGGGCGCTTTCCGACGGTCCCGCCGCCGCTGCGTCGACATGGAAGCTGTACGGGGCGCTCTGCCTGCAGCGGAGGCCGATCCTCGCGCAGCCCCcgagcccggaggaggaggaaatggccGAGCTTACGCAGCAG atAGAGGTAGAGAAAAGCTTGTATTCAGACCATGAACTCAAATGTTTCGCAGAGGAAGAGTTTCTACGTCAAAGGAGTAAAGAAAAATACGATATTTCTGAGAAGATTGTCCTGGTCCAAGATATTGAAGATGCCTGGGAACAGAAATTTCAGAAGTTCAAACCTGCCCCACGGATAACAG AGGCTGACCAAAAGAATGACCGGACCTCTTTGAACAGGAAGTTGGACCAGAATTTGCTGCTTTTGGTTAAGCAGAAACATGGAGATGAAGATATATGGCTGTTGCCCCAAACAGAATGGCAACAAGGGGAGACATTGCGAGAGACAGTAGAACGGGTCTTGGTTACCCTTCCAG GAATCCAGACGCAGGCCAAGTTCCTAGGAAACGCGCCCTGTGGCTTTTACAAGTTCAAGTTCCCCAAGGCAATCCGCACCGAGACCAACACTGGAGGGAAAGTGTTCTTCTTCAAAGCCTACTTGGAAGGCAGCCCCCAGCTTGCACCCAAGGAGAAAGCGGACTACTTATGGGTCAGCAAAGGAGAGCTGGGGGACTACTTGAAACCTGCCTATCATTCTCAGGTTTCTCAGTTCTTAGTGGATATCTGA